A window of uncultured Draconibacterium sp. contains these coding sequences:
- a CDS encoding ABC transporter permease: protein MFDIDKWQEILATIKKNKMRTFLTGFSVAWGIFMLMILLGAGNGLSNGVSENFMRDAVNAMWLWSGRTSIAHQGLQENREIRFTNADYDILKDLEGIEHTSGRYYIGGNTFSYGSEYGEYTAVTCHPDLKEVESIKILEGRFVNQVDINETRKSVVLGKDIYDALFKEKDAIGEYVRVNNIPFKVVGICKEGGGTRHRNAYIPVSTGQKVFNGSNRLHNFALTINAETLEESQAIEKRVRETLARKHKFDASDESAMGSYNKLEDVIQTMKIFQAIDIFIWIIGIGTLIAGVVGVSNIMLIVVKERTKEIGIRKAIGASPASVIGLILLESVIITTIAGYIGLVLGTGLMEGLNFIVEQQYAASAATNGGNGETLFRNPTVDINIALMATGLLIFAGAIAGYIPAKRAARIKPIVALRDE from the coding sequence ATGTTTGATATCGATAAATGGCAGGAGATTCTTGCTACAATCAAAAAAAATAAAATGAGGACTTTCCTCACCGGATTCAGCGTTGCCTGGGGAATTTTTATGTTAATGATTCTTTTGGGCGCCGGAAATGGCCTGAGCAACGGTGTGTCGGAAAACTTTATGCGCGACGCAGTAAATGCCATGTGGTTGTGGAGCGGACGAACAAGTATTGCTCACCAGGGTTTACAGGAAAACAGAGAAATTCGTTTTACAAATGCCGATTACGATATTTTGAAAGATCTGGAAGGAATAGAACATACATCCGGGCGATATTACATTGGCGGAAATACCTTTTCGTATGGAAGTGAGTACGGTGAATACACTGCAGTTACCTGTCATCCGGATTTAAAAGAAGTAGAATCAATAAAAATACTGGAAGGGCGTTTTGTAAACCAGGTTGATATTAACGAAACCCGTAAATCAGTGGTTTTAGGCAAAGATATTTACGATGCACTTTTTAAAGAGAAAGATGCAATTGGTGAGTATGTACGCGTAAATAATATTCCGTTTAAAGTAGTTGGAATTTGTAAAGAAGGAGGTGGTACCCGTCACCGTAACGCTTACATCCCGGTAAGTACCGGTCAAAAAGTGTTTAACGGATCAAATCGTCTGCACAATTTCGCTTTAACAATAAATGCCGAAACACTTGAAGAAAGCCAGGCCATAGAAAAACGTGTGCGTGAAACGCTGGCCCGGAAACATAAGTTCGATGCTAGTGATGAATCGGCCATGGGATCGTACAACAAACTCGAAGATGTGATTCAAACCATGAAAATATTTCAGGCCATTGATATTTTTATCTGGATTATTGGAATTGGAACTTTAATTGCCGGAGTAGTTGGTGTAAGCAATATTATGCTGATTGTGGTAAAGGAACGTACCAAAGAAATTGGTATCAGGAAAGCCATTGGTGCCAGCCCTGCTTCTGTAATTGGATTGATTTTACTGGAATCGGTAATAATTACAACCATTGCCGGGTACATTGGTCTGGTGCTTGGAACCGGACTTATGGAAGGGCTCAATTTTATTGTTGAGCAACAATACGCTGCCTCGGCCGCTACCAATGGCGGAAATGGCGAAACACTCTTCAGAAATCCAACGGTAGATATAAACATTGCATTAATGGCAACTGGCTTGCTCATTTTTGCCGGAGCAATTGCCGGATACATTCCTGCCAAAAGAGCTGCCCGTATTAAACCAATTGTAGCCTTGCGCGACGAGTAA
- a CDS encoding ABC transporter ATP-binding protein, producing MISLNNVHKSYVTGSNSLHVLKGIDLEIHKGEFVSIMGSSGSGKSTLLNILGILDNYDEGSYYLNGALVKDMSEKKAAKLRNELVGFVFQSFNLISFKNAMENVALPLYYQGVPRKKRNKIALDYLDKVGLLDWATHLPNEMSGGQKQRVAIARSLISQPKIIFADEPTGALDTTTSYEVMEILKEINNDGITVILVTHEHDIAAMTQKIVRLKDGRIDEIIKNGDLKHFQHQYAKELETA from the coding sequence ATGATTAGTCTAAACAATGTTCACAAATCGTATGTAACGGGAAGTAACTCGTTGCATGTATTAAAAGGAATCGATCTTGAAATTCACAAGGGCGAATTCGTTTCTATTATGGGATCTTCCGGTTCCGGCAAATCAACATTACTAAACATTTTAGGAATTTTAGATAACTACGACGAAGGTTCGTATTATTTAAACGGGGCCTTGGTAAAAGATATGTCGGAAAAAAAGGCAGCAAAATTAAGAAACGAATTGGTGGGTTTTGTGTTTCAGTCGTTTAATCTTATTTCGTTTAAAAATGCCATGGAAAACGTGGCCTTGCCATTATACTACCAGGGTGTTCCGCGTAAAAAACGAAACAAAATCGCTTTGGATTACCTCGATAAAGTTGGGTTACTGGATTGGGCAACTCATTTGCCAAACGAAATGTCGGGTGGACAAAAACAGCGTGTAGCCATTGCCCGCTCCTTGATTTCGCAACCAAAAATAATTTTTGCAGATGAACCAACCGGAGCTCTCGATACTACCACTTCGTACGAAGTAATGGAAATTCTGAAGGAAATAAACAACGACGGAATCACCGTTATTCTGGTAACGCATGAGCACGATATTGCTGCAATGACTCAAAAAATTGTTCGCTTAAAAGACGGTCGCATCGACGAAATAATTAAAAACGGCGACTTAAAACATTTTCAGCATCAATACGCCAAAGAACTCGAAACAGCCTGA
- a CDS encoding FAD-dependent protein, with the protein MGYKTITLKLPTDYSSEFLRNKISKELRLKEFDFQIENKSLDARKKSNIFWLVKVVVSSPEIKNGETIAQNVLSIPYKKSNKNIVVVGSGPAGFFNAFTLQSAGFNVTLIERGSEVKKRSQSILTFERGGTFDPQNNYAFGEGGAGTFSDGKLTSRSKRISKEKHFILSNYVEAGAPEEIMYMAHPHLGTDNLRKIVKNLRFGFENLGGKILFETLLEDVVLVNKKVKEVLTSRGTLPADALFIAPGHSAYETYKMLIKNGVPFRTKNFAIGSRMEHRQEIINNAQWGHSKLPGVKAAEYRVTSAADGKHQVFSFCMCPGGTVVPAAAYENTNIVNGMSYYQRNGKFANAACVAGIHPDELAGKTVSPIDALANLQKLEEAFFNYSNNYTAPACSIRDFLNQKSKNTNLESSFPLGLTPAPLWEMLPQPVVNAMQAGLVDFERKMRGFETGNLLGFESKTSSPIQVIRDQSGLVEGFENLYMIGEGSGYAGGIISSAADGIKAAMHFVER; encoded by the coding sequence ATGGGATACAAAACAATTACACTAAAACTGCCAACCGATTATTCGTCCGAGTTTTTAAGAAATAAAATATCGAAAGAGCTTCGGCTTAAAGAGTTTGATTTTCAGATTGAAAACAAGAGTCTTGATGCCCGTAAAAAATCGAATATATTTTGGTTGGTAAAAGTTGTGGTTAGTTCACCTGAAATAAAAAACGGGGAAACCATCGCACAGAATGTGCTTTCAATTCCGTACAAAAAAAGCAACAAAAACATTGTGGTTGTGGGCAGTGGCCCGGCAGGTTTTTTTAATGCATTTACGCTTCAAAGTGCCGGTTTTAATGTTACTTTAATTGAACGCGGCTCGGAAGTTAAAAAGCGCAGCCAGTCCATTTTAACCTTTGAAAGAGGTGGAACATTCGATCCACAAAACAATTATGCCTTTGGCGAAGGTGGAGCAGGAACTTTCTCCGATGGCAAACTCACTTCACGCTCAAAACGCATTTCGAAAGAAAAGCATTTTATACTTTCGAATTATGTTGAAGCCGGAGCGCCGGAAGAAATTATGTACATGGCGCACCCACATCTGGGAACCGACAATCTTCGAAAAATTGTAAAGAATTTACGTTTTGGGTTTGAAAATCTTGGCGGAAAAATTCTGTTTGAAACCCTGTTGGAAGATGTAGTTCTTGTAAACAAAAAAGTTAAAGAAGTACTAACATCCAGAGGAACATTGCCTGCCGATGCACTTTTTATTGCCCCGGGTCATTCGGCCTACGAAACCTATAAAATGCTGATTAAAAACGGAGTTCCTTTCCGCACAAAAAATTTTGCCATTGGCAGCCGAATGGAACACCGGCAAGAGATAATTAACAATGCGCAGTGGGGCCATTCAAAATTGCCAGGAGTAAAAGCGGCCGAGTACCGGGTTACTTCAGCTGCCGACGGCAAACACCAGGTATTTTCATTTTGTATGTGTCCGGGAGGAACTGTGGTTCCGGCAGCTGCATACGAAAACACCAACATTGTTAACGGTATGAGCTACTACCAGCGCAATGGGAAATTTGCAAATGCGGCCTGCGTTGCAGGTATCCACCCCGACGAGTTGGCCGGCAAAACCGTTTCACCAATCGATGCGCTGGCTAATCTGCAAAAGCTGGAAGAGGCCTTTTTCAATTATTCAAACAATTACACTGCTCCGGCTTGTTCCATCCGGGATTTCCTAAATCAAAAATCAAAAAACACGAACCTAGAAAGTAGTTTTCCTCTTGGACTTACACCGGCCCCTTTATGGGAAATGTTGCCTCAACCTGTTGTGAATGCCATGCAAGCCGGTTTGGTTGATTTTGAACGAAAAATGCGCGGATTTGAAACAGGAAATCTGCTTGGTTTCGAAAGCAAAACCTCATCGCCTATACAAGTTATCCGCGACCAAAGCGGATTGGTTGAAGGATTCGAAAATTTATATATGATTGGGGAAGGAAGTGGTTACGCCGGTGGTATTATTTCGAGTGCCGCGGATGGAATTAAGGCAGCCATGCATTTTGTAGAGAGGTAA
- a CDS encoding indolepyruvate oxidoreductase subunit beta: MQDTGKNIIIAGVGGQGILLFSNLLSKYYLKKGYDLKISDVIGLGQRGGGVESHFRYSTQAVLSPFIKAGDVDYVISFEQTETLRHLHSLKEDGVLLTSTYELTPTSVNTRLQKDLPESKTEMIKRSGNKVFIIDPHEHTSIDFNINKMMNVVMLGYYAELRGYSHDEMIQIVRENVPAKFVEGNIKAYEMGTRIVEEDLVAVEPVAIRC; the protein is encoded by the coding sequence ATGCAAGACACAGGAAAAAATATCATCATTGCGGGAGTAGGAGGACAAGGGATTCTTCTTTTTAGCAACCTTTTAAGCAAATATTATCTTAAAAAAGGGTATGATTTGAAAATATCAGATGTAATTGGTTTGGGTCAACGTGGTGGCGGTGTCGAAAGCCATTTCCGTTATTCAACCCAAGCCGTGTTATCGCCTTTTATTAAAGCAGGAGACGTAGATTACGTTATCTCTTTTGAGCAGACCGAAACACTTCGTCATTTGCATTCGCTAAAAGAGGATGGTGTTTTACTTACAAGCACCTATGAGCTGACTCCAACCAGCGTTAACACCAGGCTGCAAAAGGATTTGCCAGAATCGAAGACCGAGATGATAAAAAGATCGGGTAATAAGGTTTTTATTATTGATCCTCATGAGCACACGAGTATTGATTTTAACATCAACAAAATGATGAACGTGGTTATGCTGGGTTACTATGCTGAGTTAAGAGGCTACTCGCATGATGAAATGATTCAGATCGTTAGGGAAAATGTTCCTGCAAAGTTCGTTGAAGGAAATATTAAAGCCTACGAGATGGGAACGAGGATTGTTGAGGAAGACCTCGTAGCTGTGGAGCCGGTAGCCATTCGTTGTTAG
- a CDS encoding indolepyruvate ferredoxin oxidoreductase subunit alpha: MQTGIERAVMQMMNGNEAVARGAYEAGVKIASGFPGTPSTEVMDYTHHKYPDIYCEWSTNEKVAVEVAIGASFAGYRSMAIMKTVGLHVAADALGGAAGSQVNGGLVLVVGDDVGRIAGDDYNDCRHYGNMFNIPVLEPGDSQEAKDLMIKAFEISEEYSTPVILKITSVICKTNSRVIIDEDFTYNVKFRDKYPVSFSKVIMTTIMTKAKGSDHPKLTKCFCDFPAQMKRLAQDSNDFAINKLELNDKKIGIITAGTPYYYVKEVLPEASVLKLGLVHPLPEKQIKELAEHVEKLYVIEDGHDVMEKNIKDLGVSVIGKELWPKFPEMMRFTPDVIEEKLVPDAPKRTPQEGVPFRLPVACAGCSHTFISRVLKKNKIKAAADVTCGLIGCFPHMESYSLQKCMGSSIALAHGYNKAKDDGNKFVAMIGDGGFWATGINGLMNLVFNDSQSTVIVVDNSCLAMTGGQNVASSEFGFNYKPENKLDIAKVCEAIGVKDIVTVDAYEFEELESSILNAVNAKTNSVVIVKKPCVTKFKLPKDTPFYIDQNACTKCRKCIGVGCLAIESKGQNGSTEIVINQDICVGCGLCSTACKFDAIKN; this comes from the coding sequence ATGCAGACAGGAATTGAGCGTGCAGTAATGCAGATGATGAATGGTAACGAGGCCGTTGCCAGAGGTGCCTATGAAGCGGGTGTGAAAATTGCATCCGGATTTCCAGGGACACCTTCTACAGAGGTAATGGACTATACCCACCATAAATACCCGGATATATATTGTGAATGGTCTACGAATGAGAAAGTAGCTGTTGAAGTAGCTATTGGAGCTTCATTTGCAGGTTACCGGAGTATGGCCATAATGAAGACAGTAGGTTTACATGTGGCTGCTGATGCATTGGGCGGAGCTGCCGGCAGTCAGGTTAACGGCGGCCTGGTATTAGTGGTTGGCGATGATGTAGGCCGTATTGCAGGTGATGATTATAACGATTGCCGCCATTACGGGAACATGTTCAACATCCCTGTACTGGAGCCAGGCGATAGTCAGGAAGCCAAGGATCTTATGATTAAGGCGTTCGAGATTAGTGAAGAATACAGTACACCGGTTATACTTAAAATTACATCGGTAATTTGCAAAACAAACAGTCGGGTTATCATTGATGAGGACTTTACTTACAATGTAAAATTCAGAGATAAGTATCCCGTAAGTTTCAGTAAGGTGATAATGACCACCATTATGACCAAAGCAAAAGGCTCTGATCATCCGAAACTTACCAAGTGTTTTTGTGACTTTCCGGCACAGATGAAACGTTTGGCACAAGACAGTAACGACTTTGCAATAAACAAGCTGGAGTTAAATGATAAAAAAATCGGGATAATTACCGCGGGTACGCCGTACTATTACGTAAAAGAAGTGTTACCCGAAGCCTCAGTTCTTAAACTGGGCCTTGTTCATCCGCTTCCGGAAAAGCAGATAAAAGAACTGGCCGAACATGTTGAGAAGCTCTATGTGATTGAAGATGGCCATGATGTCATGGAAAAAAATATTAAGGATTTAGGCGTTTCGGTAATTGGAAAAGAATTATGGCCAAAATTCCCCGAAATGATGCGTTTTACACCGGATGTCATTGAGGAAAAACTAGTGCCCGACGCACCAAAAAGAACACCTCAGGAAGGCGTTCCTTTCCGTCTTCCGGTAGCTTGTGCAGGCTGTTCGCACACTTTTATCTCACGTGTATTAAAGAAAAACAAAATTAAGGCAGCTGCCGATGTTACCTGTGGTCTTATCGGTTGTTTCCCGCACATGGAGTCGTACTCGCTGCAAAAGTGTATGGGATCGAGCATTGCACTGGCACACGGCTACAACAAGGCCAAAGATGATGGGAATAAATTTGTAGCCATGATAGGTGATGGCGGTTTTTGGGCAACCGGAATTAACGGGCTGATGAACCTGGTATTCAACGATAGTCAATCAACCGTGATTGTTGTAGACAATAGCTGTTTGGCAATGACCGGTGGGCAGAATGTGGCATCGAGTGAGTTTGGGTTTAATTACAAACCGGAAAACAAACTGGATATTGCAAAAGTATGCGAGGCTATCGGCGTTAAAGATATTGTAACAGTTGATGCATACGAATTTGAAGAACTGGAAAGTTCTATTCTGAACGCAGTAAATGCAAAAACAAATTCGGTAGTTATTGTTAAAAAACCGTGTGTTACAAAATTCAAGTTGCCAAAAGATACCCCATTTTACATTGACCAGAATGCCTGTACGAAATGTAGAAAGTGTATAGGTGTTGGATGTTTGGCTATTGAGAGTAAAGGGCAGAACGGATCAACAGAAATAGTAATTAACCAGGATATTTGTGTAGGTTGCGGATTATGCTCTACAGCCTGCAAATTTGACGCTATTAAAAATTAG
- a CDS encoding diaminopimelate decarboxylase, which translates to MAAKQLPFSKEQLEEIIENHPTPFHIYDEKAMRENARYFTKAFAWNEGFKEFYAIKSAPNPYLMKILREEGFGIDCSSIAELELAKRIGMSGDEIMLTSNDTPAYEFQLAKDLGAIINLDDISHIDFVEKHVGLPETICMRYNPGDLKQGNLIIGHPEEAKYGFTHKQMIEGYRILKAKGVKRFGIHTMVASNELDKTYFIETAELLFKLVLEVYNETGIKIEFANLGGGVGIPYKPEDERVDLEFVSAGIEKLYNEMIVANGLAPLKIYFELGRAITGPYGYLVTKVRHIKETYKTFAGLDACMANLMRPALYGAYHHITVAGKENAEATVKYDVTGSLCENNDKFAIDRMLPELEADDIVVIHDAGAHGHSMGFNYNGKLRSAELLLRENGEVAEIRRAETLEDYFATLDFNGVQDFEI; encoded by the coding sequence ATGGCAGCTAAACAATTACCGTTCTCAAAAGAACAATTGGAAGAAATAATCGAAAACCACCCTACTCCTTTTCATATTTACGATGAAAAAGCAATGCGCGAAAATGCACGCTATTTTACCAAAGCATTTGCCTGGAACGAAGGATTTAAAGAGTTTTATGCCATTAAGTCGGCACCAAATCCATACCTGATGAAAATTTTGCGTGAAGAAGGATTTGGAATTGATTGCAGTTCGATTGCCGAATTGGAGCTGGCCAAACGTATTGGAATGAGTGGCGACGAAATTATGCTGACATCGAATGATACTCCAGCTTACGAGTTTCAACTTGCAAAAGATTTGGGCGCTATTATAAACCTCGACGATATTTCGCACATTGATTTTGTTGAAAAACACGTGGGCTTACCGGAAACCATTTGTATGCGCTATAATCCGGGAGATTTAAAACAGGGAAACCTGATTATTGGTCATCCGGAAGAAGCCAAGTATGGTTTTACCCACAAACAAATGATTGAAGGCTACCGCATTTTGAAAGCAAAAGGTGTAAAACGATTTGGTATTCACACCATGGTGGCTTCAAACGAGTTGGACAAAACGTATTTTATTGAAACTGCCGAATTGCTTTTCAAACTAGTACTTGAAGTGTACAACGAAACAGGTATTAAAATTGAATTTGCCAACCTTGGCGGAGGTGTTGGAATTCCATACAAACCGGAAGACGAACGCGTTGATCTGGAATTTGTGAGTGCCGGAATTGAAAAATTATACAACGAAATGATTGTTGCCAACGGTTTGGCTCCACTTAAAATATACTTCGAACTGGGTCGTGCCATAACCGGGCCTTACGGCTACCTGGTAACCAAAGTTCGCCACATTAAAGAAACGTATAAAACTTTTGCAGGATTGGATGCTTGTATGGCAAACCTAATGCGCCCCGCGTTGTACGGTGCTTACCATCACATTACAGTTGCAGGCAAAGAAAATGCCGAAGCAACAGTAAAATACGATGTAACCGGATCGCTTTGTGAGAACAACGACAAATTTGCGATTGACCGCATGTTGCCGGAACTGGAAGCGGATGACATTGTAGTGATTCACGATGCCGGAGCACATGGACATTCAATGGGTTTTAACTACAATGGAAAATTAAGATCGGCTGAATTACTGCTTCGCGAAAATGGCGAAGTTGCAGAAATCAGACGTGCCGAAACATTGGAAGATTATTTTGCAACACTGGATTTCAATGGTGTGCAAGATTTTGAAATTTAG
- a CDS encoding glycosyltransferase family 1 protein translates to MKIGYDAKRAFLNTSGLGNYSRNTLNALLKNYSENEYVLFTPEIKTAMLEEQDKFEIVAPPKADSSFKKSLWRTFKLSEELKSRELNLFHGLSNELPKGIHKTNIPSVLTVHDLIFIRYPEFYKPFDRTIYYNKVKYACSAATKILAISEQTKQDIITFTDTEPGKIEVIHQSISPVFFKAAETQKVKEKYKLPDQFILSVGTVEERKNQLSIIKAMLARNIKMPVILIGNPTSYCNDIHKFVAEKDIQDQVIFLKNIPEKDLAAIYQLASLSIYISVFEGFGLPVIESMACGCPVITSNVSCLPETAGDAAVLCSPGNIEELGENIQKIIDDENFKNELVKKGKVRADEFTPEKYVEKLISLYSEICK, encoded by the coding sequence ATGAAAATAGGATACGACGCAAAAAGAGCTTTTTTAAATACTTCCGGATTGGGAAACTACAGCCGGAATACCCTGAACGCTTTACTCAAAAATTATTCTGAAAACGAATACGTTTTATTTACTCCCGAAATTAAAACAGCAATGCTTGAGGAGCAGGATAAATTCGAAATTGTTGCTCCGCCAAAAGCCGATTCTTCCTTTAAAAAATCGTTGTGGCGAACCTTTAAACTCAGCGAGGAATTAAAAAGCAGAGAACTAAACCTCTTTCACGGTTTAAGCAACGAATTGCCCAAAGGAATTCATAAAACCAATATTCCATCTGTGCTTACGGTTCATGATTTAATTTTTATTCGTTATCCCGAATTTTATAAACCTTTCGACCGTACCATTTATTACAACAAAGTAAAATATGCCTGCTCAGCGGCCACCAAAATATTAGCCATTAGCGAGCAAACAAAACAAGACATTATTACTTTTACGGATACCGAACCCGGAAAAATAGAAGTGATTCACCAATCGATTTCACCAGTGTTTTTTAAAGCTGCTGAAACCCAAAAAGTAAAAGAAAAGTACAAGTTGCCAGACCAGTTCATTTTGTCGGTGGGAACGGTAGAAGAGCGCAAAAATCAACTTTCGATCATAAAAGCGATGCTTGCCCGGAACATAAAAATGCCGGTAATCCTGATTGGTAATCCAACTTCGTATTGTAACGACATTCATAAATTTGTTGCCGAGAAAGACATTCAAGACCAGGTAATATTTCTGAAAAATATACCTGAGAAAGATTTGGCGGCCATTTATCAACTGGCCAGTTTATCCATCTACATTTCGGTTTTTGAAGGTTTTGGGCTGCCGGTTATTGAATCGATGGCTTGTGGTTGCCCGGTAATTACATCAAATGTTTCGTGTTTACCCGAAACTGCCGGTGATGCCGCGGTGCTCTGTTCTCCCGGCAACATAGAAGAATTGGGAGAAAATATTCAAAAAATTATCGACGACGAAAACTTTAAAAACGAACTCGTAAAAAAAGGGAAAGTACGCGCTGATGAATTTACGCCTGAGAAGTATGTTGAAAAATTGATTTCTTTGTATTCTGAAATTTGTAAGTAG
- a CDS encoding L-threonylcarbamoyladenylate synthase → MRDHRNEVKIGGTTNTVNNRNMHDDLKKAVETLKSGGIILYPTDTIWGIGCDATNPEAVKRIYKLKKREDSKSMLVLMENPALLDRYVEEVPEVAWDLVEISTTPLTVIYPGAKNLAQNLIAEDGSIGIRFTKEKFTSQLLQRFRKPLVSTSANISGEKSPAFFDEISEEIKSQVDYIVEYRQDDTTPAQPSGIIKLGTGGQIDIIRK, encoded by the coding sequence ATGAGGGACCATCGGAACGAAGTGAAGATAGGGGGTACAACAAATACAGTAAATAACAGAAACATGCACGACGATTTAAAAAAGGCAGTTGAGACATTAAAAAGCGGAGGAATAATTTTATACCCGACCGATACCATTTGGGGAATTGGGTGCGATGCAACAAATCCGGAAGCAGTAAAACGTATATACAAACTGAAAAAGCGGGAAGATTCGAAAAGTATGTTGGTTTTAATGGAAAATCCGGCCTTACTTGATCGGTATGTGGAAGAAGTACCTGAAGTTGCCTGGGACCTGGTAGAAATTTCAACCACTCCATTAACCGTTATTTATCCGGGAGCTAAAAATCTCGCCCAAAACCTAATTGCCGAAGACGGAAGTATTGGCATACGTTTTACCAAAGAAAAATTTACATCGCAGCTTTTACAACGGTTTCGAAAACCGCTGGTTTCTACATCGGCAAACATTAGTGGCGAAAAATCGCCTGCATTTTTCGACGAAATATCAGAAGAAATTAAAAGCCAGGTAGATTACATTGTAGAATACCGCCAGGACGATACAACGCCTGCACAACCTTCAGGTATTATTAAATTAGGAACGGGTGGACAAATCGATAT